The Streptomyces sp. NBC_00306 sequence GGTGTAGTACCGCAGGTCCCGGTACTCGGCATCGCCCTCGTAGAGGTCGTACTCACCGCCGAGCCCGAGCTTCGAGTAGTACTCCAGAGCTCCGCCGAAGTTCCCGAAGAACTCGTCCCAGCCGGACCTGGTGGGCGAGTAGTCCGGCAGATAGCCGCAGTGCCACTTGCCGATCAGCGCCGTCGCGTAGCCGGCGTCCCCCAGCAGCGAGGCGAGGGTGGGATGGGTCGGTTCGAGCCCCACGGACCGGTCCGCGATGGGCTCCGCCAGCCCGCCCTTGGTGCGGCCCGGATAGCGGCCCGTATAGAGGGAGAACCGGGTCGGCGAGCAGGTCGCGGACCCGGAGTAGGCGTCGGTGAAGCGCACACCCTGCCGGGCGAGCCGGTCGAGATGGGGCGTCCTGATGTGGGGGGACCCGTACGAGGACAGGTCGGCCCAGCCGAGGTCGTCGCCCAGGATGAAGAGGATGTTGGGCCTGCGGGAAGGGCGTCGCGGGGCGGCTGTGAACGGTCGTTCGGCGGCCTGTGCCTCACCCGCGGTCACCCCCACAGCGGCGGCCGCGCCGGCGCCGATGACCCCGCCGAAGGTGCGACGGGACAGCTTGGATGCACGTGAAACCATGACGTCTCCAGACAAACAGACCTGCCCGTGTCGGATCGCCGCGCACCTGCGGACAGGGTCCTCGGGCGTGGGAGGGCAGGGCGAAGGAAGCGGCGGCCGTGGTGGCCGGTCAGACGGATACAGGGAGTTCAGCGCTCGGAGCCGCAGGGCTCAGACGCGACTCAGACGCAACAGATGGCGCTCGCTACACGGACCAGGTCGACGTGGCGGCGCTCCACGAGCGTGACCGTGCGGTCACCGAGGGGCTGCATGATCGGGGAGCCTGGCCCACACCCCGCGCACCTGTCAACGCCTGTCCGCGGGCCGGAACGCCCTGGGCCCGCTGGGGGACGCCGGCCGGGAGAACGCCGAGTCCGCGGGACGGCGGTGCAGATTCGTGTTTCGGGGAAGGCGGGTGAAGGATGAGCCATATGGACGTGCGGAGCAGAAATCATGTCAGGGTGACCGGCCGGGAAGACGGCCCGGTCGTGGTGCTGTCGCACGGGTTCGGCTGCGACCAGAACATGTGGCGCCTGGTGGTGCCCCATCTGGAGCGTGACTTCAGGGTCGTGCTGTTCGACCATGTGGGGGCCGGCCGGTCCGATCCGGCGGCGTGGAGCGTGGAGCGGTACTCCACGCTGGACGGATACGCCGACGACGTGCTCGAGGTGTGCCGTGACCTGGCAACGGGCCCGGTGACCTTCGTCGGGCATTCGGTGAGCGCCATGGTCGGGGTTCTGGCCGCGGCCCGGGAACCGGATGCCTTCGCCCGGCTCGTCCTGCTGACTCCGTCGCCCTGCTACATCGACGACGGGGACTACCGGGGAGGGTTCAGCGCGGCGGACATCGAGGAACTGCTGGAGTCCCTGGACAGCAACTATCTGGGCTGGTCGGCGGCGATGGCGCCGGTCATCATGGGCAACCCGGACCGGCCCGAGCTCGGGGACGAACTGACCAACAGCTTCTGCCGCACCGACCCGGACATCGCGCGGGTCTTCGCCCGGACCACGTTCCTGTCCGACAACCGGGCGGATCTCGCGCGGGTCACGGTCCCGACACTGGTGGCCCAGTGCTCGAACGACGCGATCGCCCCGCCGGAGGTGGGCGCGTACGTGCACGCCCAGATCCCGGGCAGCCGGCTGGTCACCCTGGAAGCCACGGGACACTGCCCGCAGCTGAGCGCACCGGAGGCGACCGCAGCGGCGATCGCGGCCTTCGCCGGTGCGACTCGATGATGTGCGACACGAGCGACGGCGGGCCTGAACCGTGCCCGGATGCCGAGCCGCCGGGTGACGACGAGGCACGCTTCTCCGCCCTGCTGGAGGACAGTGCCGAGGACCTGTACGAGAACGCGCCCTGCGGCTACCTCTCCACGCTCCTCGACGGGCAGATCGCCAAGGTCAACGCCACGCTCCTGGACTGGCTGGGATACCGCCGCGAGGACCTCGTGGGCCGCAGGCGCTTCGCCGACCTGCTCACCGTCGGCGGCCGGCTCTACCACGAGACGCACTTCGCGCCCCTGCTTCAGATGCAGGGGGAGATCAACGGCATCGCTCTGGAACTGCGCACGGCCGACGGAGAACGGCTGCCGGTGCTGGTCACCTCGACGGTCAAGACCGGCAGCGACGGCAGGCCGCTGCTGATCCGCACCACGCTCTTCGACGCGCGGGACCGCAGGGCGTACGAGACCGAGCTCCTGCGCGCCCGCCGGGAGGCCGACACGGAACGTGAGCGCCTCCAGAAGCTCGCCACCACCCTCCAGCAGACGCTGCTGCCGCCGGCTCTGGCGCCCGTACCGGGTCTCGATGTGGCCGCGCACTACCACATCGCCTCCATCGACCAGGTGGGCGGCGACTTCTACGACCTGTTCCCGCTGGCCGCCGGGACATGGGGCCTGTTCCTGGGCGATGTGTGCGGCAAGGGAACGGCAGCCGCGGCCGTGACGTCCCTGGCGCGCTACACGCTGCGCGCCGCAGCGGTGTACGACCCTGCCCCCGCCGCGGTGATCAGCAATCTGAACACCGTGCTGAACCACGAGTACCACGGGCACGACCCGCGATTCTGCACGGTCATCTTCGGTGTGCTGACCCCCGACGCCGACGGCTTCCGCGTCACGCTCGCCGGCGGCGGGCATCCGCCGGCCCTGCTGCTGCGGGCCGACGGCACCGCCGACTACCTGCCCACCCCGGGAGGACAGCTCGTCGGCGTCCTGCCCGACGCCCACGTCGCCACGGTCGCCGTGCGTCTCGATCCCGGCGACACACTGATCCTCTACTCCGACGGCCTGACCGAGGCCCGTACCGACACGTCCACCGAACGCTGGGGTGACGAAGCGCTCCTCGACTTCGCGCGGGCCCTCGCGCCGACGACCGCGTCGGCCGCCGTCACCGCCCTGAGCGACCTGCTCGAATCCTTCGGCGCAGGCGTGGACGACGACGCCGCCGTCCTCGCCATCAGCGTGCCCCACCGTCCAGTGAAGAGCCACAGTGAGTGAACTGAGCGTCACCACCCGCACCGGACCGAACGGCCCGGTCGTCGAGCTGGCGGGTGAACTGGACCACGACACCGCCTCCGAGGTCCGATCCCTGCTGTCCGGACTGGAACTGCGCCCGGGCACACAGCTCGTCGTCGATCTGACCGACCTGACCTTCTGCGACTCGAGCGGGATCACCGTCCTCCTCGCCGCCCGCAACCACGTCCTCGCGGCGCAGGCCGCCATGGCGTTGTCAGCGGTCCCCGACGGCGTCCAGCGCGTCTTCCGCATCCTCGGCCTGGATCAGGTCTTCGTCACGTACCCGACCGTGGAAGAAGCGGTCGCCGCCTGGCCGCAGCAAACCGAATGAGGGAGAGCACACCGATGAACGCCCCTTCCGATCCGACACAGCGAGAGCGGACACCAGTGATCACCGAACCCGTGCCGGATCTCCAACTGCAGCTCCTGATCCGCCTCCTGGGCCAGGATCCCCGGATGAGTCTGCCCATCACGCTGAACGTCCCCGGCGCCGTCATCCACGGTGACCTGATCGCCCACGAGGCGTGGAAAGCGGACTGGGCGCAGAGTCTGCGGCGCATGGAAGGGCCCGGC is a genomic window containing:
- a CDS encoding PP2C family protein-serine/threonine phosphatase; translation: MCDTSDGGPEPCPDAEPPGDDEARFSALLEDSAEDLYENAPCGYLSTLLDGQIAKVNATLLDWLGYRREDLVGRRRFADLLTVGGRLYHETHFAPLLQMQGEINGIALELRTADGERLPVLVTSTVKTGSDGRPLLIRTTLFDARDRRAYETELLRARREADTERERLQKLATTLQQTLLPPALAPVPGLDVAAHYHIASIDQVGGDFYDLFPLAAGTWGLFLGDVCGKGTAAAAVTSLARYTLRAAAVYDPAPAAVISNLNTVLNHEYHGHDPRFCTVIFGVLTPDADGFRVTLAGGGHPPALLLRADGTADYLPTPGGQLVGVLPDAHVATVAVRLDPGDTLILYSDGLTEARTDTSTERWGDEALLDFARALAPTTASAAVTALSDLLESFGAGVDDDAAVLAISVPHRPVKSHSE
- a CDS encoding putative leader peptide, which codes for MGHHQAPHVLVAAEPVRQHHDRAVFPAGHPDMISAPHVHMAHPSPAFPETRICTAVPRTRRSPGRRPPAGPGRSGPRTGVDRCAGCGPGSPIMQPLGDRTVTLVERRHVDLVRVASAICCV
- a CDS encoding STAS domain-containing protein, which codes for MSELSVTTRTGPNGPVVELAGELDHDTASEVRSLLSGLELRPGTQLVVDLTDLTFCDSSGITVLLAARNHVLAAQAAMALSAVPDGVQRVFRILGLDQVFVTYPTVEEAVAAWPQQTE
- a CDS encoding alpha/beta fold hydrolase; translation: MDVRSRNHVRVTGREDGPVVVLSHGFGCDQNMWRLVVPHLERDFRVVLFDHVGAGRSDPAAWSVERYSTLDGYADDVLEVCRDLATGPVTFVGHSVSAMVGVLAAAREPDAFARLVLLTPSPCYIDDGDYRGGFSAADIEELLESLDSNYLGWSAAMAPVIMGNPDRPELGDELTNSFCRTDPDIARVFARTTFLSDNRADLARVTVPTLVAQCSNDAIAPPEVGAYVHAQIPGSRLVTLEATGHCPQLSAPEATAAAIAAFAGATR